In Nocardioides cavernae, a single genomic region encodes these proteins:
- the rplQ gene encoding 50S ribosomal protein L17 yields the protein MPKPKKGPRLGGSPAHQRLMLSNLATALFEHGRITTTETRARLLRPVAEKLITKAKRGDLHNRREVLKTVRDKSVVHTLFTEIAPTFAERPGGYTRITKIGPRKGDNAPMAVIELVTEAYSPKAPSTKKTQAAAAPAPASDEPVEDTTAETAAEEHEAAAAEHEAAAEEHEAAAEAHEAAAEEHQAAAEAAEESDDSKA from the coding sequence ATGCCCAAGCCCAAGAAGGGTCCCCGCCTCGGCGGTAGCCCCGCCCACCAGCGCCTGATGCTCTCGAACCTGGCCACCGCCCTGTTCGAGCACGGCCGGATCACCACCACCGAGACCCGTGCGCGCCTGCTGCGCCCGGTCGCGGAGAAGCTGATCACCAAGGCCAAGCGCGGCGACCTGCACAACCGTCGTGAGGTCCTCAAGACCGTCCGCGACAAGTCGGTCGTGCACACGCTGTTCACCGAGATCGCGCCGACCTTCGCCGAGCGTCCCGGTGGCTACACCCGCATCACCAAGATCGGCCCCCGCAAGGGCGACAACGCCCCCATGGCGGTCATCGAGCTGGTGACCGAGGCCTACAGCCCGAAGGCTCCCTCGACCAAGAAGACCCAGGCCGCTGCCGCTCCGGCGCCCGCGTCCGACGAGCCGGTCGAGGACACCACGGCTGAGACCGCTGCCGAGGAGCACGAGGCTGCTGCCGCCGAGCACGAGGCCGCTGCCGAGGAGCACGAGGCCGCCGCCGAGGCGCACGAGGCTGCTGCCGAGGAGCACCAGGCCGCCGCCGAGGCTGCCGAGGAGTCAGACGACTCCAAGGCCTGA
- a CDS encoding DNA-directed RNA polymerase subunit alpha — MLIAQRPTLTEETVDEFRSRFVIEPLEPGFGYTLGNSLRRTLLSSIPGASVTSIKVDSVLHEFSTIEGVTEDMTEIILNLKGIVVSSEHDEPVVMYLRKSGAGDVTAADITPPAGVEVHNPELKIATLSDKGKLEMELVVERGRGYVSSVQNKGADNEIGRMPVDSIYSPVMKVTYKVEATRVEQRTDFDKLVIDVETKQSIRPRDAIASAGKTLVELFGLARELNVEAEGIDIGPSPVDEQLAADLALPVEDLQLTVRSYNCLKREGIHTVGELISRSEQDLLDIRNFGAKSIDEVKAKLVEMGLSLKDSAPGFDPHAALAAYGDDDDDAFIEDEQL, encoded by the coding sequence GTGCTTATCGCTCAGCGCCCGACCCTCACGGAAGAGACCGTCGACGAGTTCCGCTCGCGGTTCGTCATCGAGCCCCTCGAGCCCGGCTTCGGCTACACGCTCGGCAACTCGCTTCGTCGTACGCTCCTCAGCTCCATCCCGGGTGCCTCGGTCACCAGCATCAAGGTCGACTCCGTCCTCCACGAGTTCTCGACGATCGAGGGCGTCACCGAGGACATGACCGAGATCATCCTCAACCTCAAGGGCATCGTCGTCTCCTCCGAGCACGACGAGCCCGTCGTGATGTACCTGCGGAAGTCGGGTGCCGGTGACGTCACCGCCGCCGACATCACCCCGCCCGCGGGTGTCGAGGTCCACAACCCCGAGCTCAAGATCGCCACGCTGTCCGACAAGGGCAAGCTGGAGATGGAGCTCGTCGTCGAGCGCGGCCGCGGCTACGTCTCGTCCGTGCAGAACAAGGGCGCCGACAACGAGATCGGCCGCATGCCGGTCGACTCGATCTACAGCCCGGTCATGAAGGTGACCTACAAGGTCGAGGCCACCCGTGTCGAGCAGCGCACCGACTTCGACAAGCTCGTCATCGACGTCGAGACCAAGCAGTCGATCCGTCCCCGCGACGCCATCGCCTCGGCCGGCAAGACCCTCGTCGAGCTCTTCGGCCTGGCCCGCGAGCTCAACGTCGAGGCCGAGGGCATCGACATCGGCCCGTCGCCGGTCGACGAGCAGCTGGCCGCCGACCTGGCCCTGCCGGTCGAGGACCTGCAGCTCACGGTCCGCAGCTACAACTGCCTCAAGCGCGAGGGCATCCACACCGTGGGCGAGCTCATCTCGCGCTCGGAGCAGGACCTGCTCGACATCCGCAACTTCGGCGCCAAGTCCATCGACGAGGTGAAGGCCAAGCTCGTCGAGATGGGCCTCTCGCTCAAGGACAGCGCTCCCGGCTTCGACCCGCACGCCGCCCTCGCCGCCTACGGCGACGACGACGACGACGCGTTCATCGAGGACGAGCAGCTCTGA
- the rpsD gene encoding 30S ribosomal protein S4, which produces MARYTGPMTRKSRRLGVDLVGGDAAFEKRPYAPGQHGRGRIKESEYLLQLREKQKARFTYGVMEKQFVRYYKEASRRQGKTGDNLLQLLECRLDNVVYRAGFARTRRQARQLVTHGHFLVNGKKVDIPSFQVTDHDIIDVREKSLELTPLIVARETHGERVTPAWMEVIPSRMRVLVHQVPVRAQIDVPVQEQLIVEYYSKK; this is translated from the coding sequence ATGGCCCGCTACACCGGTCCCATGACCCGCAAGTCGCGCCGTCTCGGTGTCGACCTCGTCGGCGGCGACGCTGCCTTCGAGAAGCGTCCCTACGCCCCCGGCCAGCACGGTCGCGGTCGCATCAAGGAGTCCGAGTACCTCCTGCAGCTCCGTGAGAAGCAGAAGGCTCGCTTCACCTACGGCGTGATGGAGAAGCAGTTCGTCCGCTACTACAAGGAGGCCAGCCGTCGCCAGGGCAAGACCGGCGACAACCTCCTGCAGCTCCTCGAGTGCCGCCTCGACAACGTGGTCTACCGCGCCGGCTTCGCCCGGACGCGCCGCCAGGCCCGCCAGCTCGTCACGCACGGCCACTTCCTGGTCAACGGCAAGAAGGTCGACATCCCGTCCTTCCAGGTCACCGACCACGACATCATCGACGTGCGCGAGAAGTCGCTCGAGCTCACGCCGCTGATCGTGGCCCGTGAGACCCACGGCGAGCGCGTCACCCCTGCGTGGATGGAGGTCATCCCGTCGCGGATGCGCGTCCTCGTCCACCAGGTCCCGGTCCGGGCGCAGATCGACGTCCCGGTCCAGGAGCAGCTGATCGTGGAGTACTACTCCAAGAAGTGA
- the rpsK gene encoding 30S ribosomal protein S11, with amino-acid sequence MPPKSRATKVRRKEKKNIAQGEAHIKSTFNNTIVTITDPTGAVISWASAGTVGFKGSRKSTPFAAQMAAEAAGRRAMDHGMKKIDVFVKGPGSGRETAIRSLGAIGLEVGTIQDVTPTPHNGCRPPKRRRV; translated from the coding sequence ATGCCTCCCAAGAGCCGCGCGACCAAGGTCCGCCGCAAGGAGAAGAAGAACATTGCTCAGGGCGAAGCCCACATCAAGAGCACGTTCAACAACACCATCGTCACCATCACCGACCCGACCGGCGCGGTGATCTCGTGGGCCTCTGCCGGCACCGTCGGCTTCAAGGGCTCGCGCAAGTCCACCCCCTTCGCCGCCCAGATGGCTGCCGAGGCCGCCGGCCGTCGCGCCATGGACCACGGCATGAAGAAGATCGACGTCTTCGTCAAGGGCCCGGGCTCGGGTCGTGAGACCGCCATCCGGTCGCTGGGTGCCATCGGCCTCGAGGTCGGCACCATCCAGGACGTCACGCCCACCCCGCACAACGGATGCCGGCCGCCCAAGCGCCGCCGCGTCTGA
- the rpsM gene encoding 30S ribosomal protein S13 yields MARLVGVDLPRDKRIEIALTYIYGIGRTRSQQLLAATGVDPNARVHTLGDEELVKLRDEIEANFKIEGDLRREVQADIRRKIEIGSYQGRRHRMGLPVRGQRTKTNARTRKGPKRTVAGKKKAK; encoded by the coding sequence ATGGCACGCCTCGTTGGTGTTGACCTCCCGCGCGACAAGCGCATCGAGATCGCACTCACCTACATCTACGGCATCGGCCGTACCCGCTCCCAGCAGCTGCTCGCTGCCACCGGTGTCGACCCGAACGCCCGGGTCCACACGCTCGGTGACGAGGAGCTGGTCAAGCTTCGCGACGAGATCGAAGCCAACTTCAAGATCGAGGGTGACCTCCGACGTGAGGTCCAGGCGGACATCCGCCGCAAGATCGAGATCGGCAGCTACCAGGGTCGCCGCCACCGCATGGGCCTCCCGGTCCGCGGCCAGCGCACCAAGACCAACGCGCGCACCCGCAAGGGCCCCAAGCGCACCGTCGCCGGCAAGAAGAAGGCGAAGTGA
- the rpmJ gene encoding 50S ribosomal protein L36 — protein sequence MKVNPSVKPICDKCKVIRRHGRVMVICENPRHKQRQG from the coding sequence ATGAAGGTCAACCCGAGCGTCAAGCCCATCTGTGACAAGTGCAAGGTCATCCGCCGTCACGGCCGGGTCATGGTCATCTGCGAGAACCCGCGCCACAAGCAGCGGCAAGGCTGA
- the infA gene encoding translation initiation factor IF-1 yields the protein MPKKEGVIEIEGTVVEALPNAMFRVELANGHKVLAHISGKMRQHYIRILPEDRVVVELSPYDLTRGRIVYRYK from the coding sequence ATGCCGAAGAAAGAAGGCGTGATCGAGATCGAGGGCACCGTCGTGGAGGCCCTTCCCAACGCCATGTTCCGCGTGGAGCTGGCCAACGGGCACAAGGTGCTCGCGCACATCAGCGGCAAGATGCGACAGCACTACATCCGGATCCTCCCCGAGGACCGGGTCGTGGTGGAGCTCTCGCCGTACGACCTCACGCGGGGTCGGATCGTCTATCGCTACAAGTGA
- a CDS encoding transglutaminase-like domain-containing protein encodes MSARGSSTTGTRTRVRPHALLPDRHSWVDLGFTLALAAVALTAFGSSFTGSAYLVVGLLGTVIAILVTHLTRAAGWPVISAVVICLVLFFLLGGPLCLRSLGDTYTLPGAGTLARVADQAIFGWKDLLTTLPPVDGDGPLLVLPWLAGMVAGLVGSTLAHLPVRRAWLAALLPVAGMTVVLSGAILLGVRHPESLVVQGAVFTALALAWLAIRARRASAAVHGGSTSYVRVVGAVVMLGLAALLAHPASALLVGDDSERAVARNWVEPPFDIGRYPSPLAGFRKYVDLKGEPNPANVYDKTLLDIDGVPAGARVRFAAMDRYDGMVWGATDDALPGQADDSFQRVSSTIDNPVEGEEVDATVTLGEGWSGVWLPTVGALRSLDFQTGDARAKAEVFRYNLATSTAVVPTGMQRGDSYSFTAVQPDDELSEETVGSADLTPLPAGAAFIQGPTEKWTEDAGTDPMDRVLAAAEHLRSEGKYSDGIGRTERIYVAGHSAWRLSDEFVNAPQIVGNDEQYAATMALIANDIGVPARVVLGAVVPEGGRVAGKDVSAWVELRAADGSWKTLPTEAFMSDTPPADQVPETNTPMSGTVIPPPNPIPPPSDAGEQSDADLKERKATRKKKADEDEDGIIPGLPSWVGTVVTYVGLPLLAAALLLAAVVGLKAWRRHRRRSAASASARFVGAWRELVDHARDLGQPVPLGPTVTRREQSAGIVSGEAGTLARRADGFVFGPSTPEVAAATTYWESVDAERRAMSQEVGRWQRFRAATSLRSLRRTTSRSARDADRRPTTDVAEPTPAPGRVPAAARRLRGLADWRSRRTPD; translated from the coding sequence ATGAGTGCGCGCGGCTCCTCCACGACGGGCACCCGCACCCGCGTACGACCGCACGCGCTGCTGCCCGACCGCCACTCGTGGGTCGACCTGGGCTTCACCCTCGCGCTGGCAGCGGTGGCGCTGACGGCGTTCGGCTCGTCGTTCACCGGGTCGGCCTACCTCGTGGTCGGACTGCTCGGCACGGTGATCGCGATCCTGGTGACCCACCTGACCCGCGCCGCCGGCTGGCCAGTGATCTCCGCGGTCGTCATCTGCCTCGTCCTCTTCTTCCTGCTCGGCGGACCGCTCTGCCTGCGCTCCCTGGGCGACACCTACACGCTGCCCGGTGCCGGCACCCTCGCCCGGGTCGCGGACCAGGCGATCTTCGGCTGGAAGGACCTGCTGACCACGCTGCCGCCCGTCGACGGTGACGGGCCGCTGCTGGTGCTGCCGTGGCTGGCAGGGATGGTCGCCGGACTCGTCGGCAGCACGCTGGCCCACCTCCCGGTCCGCCGCGCCTGGCTGGCCGCCCTGCTGCCCGTCGCCGGGATGACCGTGGTCCTCTCCGGAGCGATCCTGCTGGGGGTCCGCCACCCCGAGTCGCTGGTCGTGCAGGGCGCCGTCTTCACCGCGCTCGCCCTGGCCTGGCTGGCGATCCGGGCCCGCCGGGCGAGTGCCGCGGTGCACGGTGGCAGCACGTCGTACGTCCGCGTGGTGGGGGCCGTCGTCATGCTCGGCCTCGCGGCGCTCCTCGCCCATCCGGCGAGCGCCCTCCTCGTCGGCGACGACTCGGAGCGCGCGGTGGCCCGCAACTGGGTCGAGCCGCCCTTCGACATCGGCCGCTACCCCTCGCCGCTCGCCGGCTTCCGCAAGTACGTCGACCTCAAGGGCGAGCCCAACCCGGCCAACGTCTACGACAAGACGCTGCTCGACATCGACGGGGTGCCCGCCGGGGCGCGGGTGCGGTTCGCGGCCATGGACCGCTACGACGGGATGGTGTGGGGCGCCACCGACGACGCGCTGCCCGGCCAGGCCGACGACTCCTTCCAGCGCGTGTCGTCCACCATCGACAACCCGGTCGAGGGGGAGGAGGTCGACGCGACCGTCACCCTCGGCGAGGGGTGGAGCGGGGTGTGGCTGCCCACCGTCGGCGCCCTCCGGTCCTTGGACTTCCAGACCGGTGACGCACGCGCCAAGGCCGAGGTGTTCCGCTACAACCTCGCCACCTCCACCGCTGTCGTGCCCACCGGGATGCAGCGCGGCGACAGCTACTCCTTCACGGCGGTCCAGCCCGACGACGAGCTCAGCGAGGAGACCGTCGGGTCCGCCGACCTGACGCCCCTGCCGGCAGGTGCGGCGTTCATCCAGGGCCCGACCGAGAAGTGGACCGAGGACGCCGGCACCGACCCGATGGACCGTGTGCTGGCCGCCGCCGAGCACCTGCGCTCGGAGGGCAAGTACTCCGACGGCATCGGCCGCACCGAGCGCATCTACGTCGCCGGCCACAGCGCGTGGCGGCTGTCGGACGAGTTCGTCAACGCGCCGCAGATCGTGGGCAACGACGAGCAGTACGCCGCGACCATGGCGCTGATCGCCAACGACATCGGTGTGCCCGCCCGCGTCGTGCTCGGCGCGGTCGTCCCCGAGGGCGGGCGGGTCGCCGGCAAGGACGTGTCGGCCTGGGTGGAGCTCCGCGCCGCCGACGGGTCGTGGAAGACGCTGCCGACCGAGGCCTTCATGTCGGACACGCCTCCGGCCGACCAGGTGCCCGAGACCAACACCCCGATGTCGGGGACGGTCATCCCGCCGCCCAACCCGATCCCGCCGCCGTCCGACGCGGGGGAGCAGAGCGACGCCGACCTGAAGGAACGCAAGGCCACTCGCAAGAAGAAGGCCGACGAGGACGAGGACGGCATCATCCCGGGCCTCCCGTCGTGGGTCGGGACGGTGGTGACCTACGTCGGTCTCCCGCTGCTGGCCGCCGCCCTGCTGCTGGCCGCCGTGGTCGGCCTCAAGGCGTGGCGTCGGCACCGACGTCGCAGCGCCGCCTCGGCCTCGGCTCGTTTCGTCGGCGCCTGGCGCGAGCTCGTCGACCACGCCCGCGACCTGGGCCAGCCCGTGCCGCTGGGACCGACGGTCACCCGGCGCGAGCAGTCGGCGGGCATCGTGTCCGGCGAGGCCGGCACGCTGGCCCGCCGCGCCGACGGCTTCGTCTTCGGCCCGAGCACGCCCGAGGTGGCCGCGGCCACGACCTACTGGGAGTCGGTCGACGCCGAGCGGCGGGCGATGTCGCAGGAGGTCGGCCGCTGGCAGCGCTTCCGGGCCGCGACCAGCCTCCGCTCGCTGCGGCGTACGACGTCCAGGTCGGCGCGCGACGCGGATCGGCGGCCGACCACCGACGTCGCGGAGCCGACCCCCGCGCCCGGGCGTGTCCCGGCGGCGGCCCGACGGCTGCGCGGGCTCGCTGATTGGCGTTCTCGACGTACGCCTGACTAA
- a CDS encoding DUF58 domain-containing protein: MIRQRLNGALEVIKPIGWLVLGLGLGALLVAVFAQWRELAVLGTGCLVLMVLALPFLLGRTSVSVDLRLQPERVAAGESVAAGVLVVNRASSRLVPTTLEVPVGSAVHRYGISSLAPGATHEESFTIRTERRGVIAVGPAMTRRGDPVGIFSRDVVWTPVREVLVRPHLVPLESLGAGLLRDLEGVSTDAVSQSDLAFHALREYVPGDDLRHIHWRSSAKVMAASGESALLVRQYLDTRRSHATIVVDDRLDSWSDPEDFETAMAVAASIAVRAVLDEFDVSFVCGTHASSGSDGHLALDAVCRADFGDRGLVESGRQASMLAPDTSLAFFVAGSESPFTDLLRSSAAFPPEVRRFGIVVDPEGNSRVTETGGLPVLHLAAKEDLGGLLRWSVR, from the coding sequence TTGATCCGGCAGCGGTTGAACGGCGCGCTCGAGGTCATCAAGCCGATCGGCTGGCTGGTCCTCGGTCTCGGCCTGGGTGCGCTCCTGGTCGCGGTCTTCGCGCAGTGGCGCGAGCTGGCGGTGCTGGGCACGGGCTGCCTGGTGCTGATGGTGCTCGCGCTGCCGTTCCTCCTCGGCCGCACGTCCGTGTCGGTCGACCTGCGGCTCCAGCCCGAGCGGGTGGCGGCGGGGGAGTCGGTGGCTGCGGGCGTCCTGGTGGTCAACCGCGCGTCCTCGCGCCTGGTCCCGACGACGCTCGAGGTCCCCGTCGGGTCGGCCGTGCACCGCTATGGCATCAGCTCGCTCGCGCCCGGGGCCACCCACGAGGAGTCGTTCACCATCCGCACCGAGCGGCGCGGCGTCATCGCCGTCGGTCCGGCGATGACCCGTCGCGGCGACCCGGTGGGCATCTTCTCCCGTGACGTGGTCTGGACGCCGGTGCGCGAGGTGCTCGTGCGTCCGCACCTGGTGCCCCTGGAGTCGCTCGGCGCCGGACTGCTCCGCGACCTCGAAGGGGTCTCGACCGACGCCGTCAGCCAGAGCGACCTGGCGTTCCATGCCCTGCGGGAGTACGTCCCCGGTGACGACCTGCGCCACATCCACTGGCGGTCGTCGGCGAAGGTGATGGCCGCGAGCGGCGAGTCGGCCCTGCTCGTGCGCCAGTACCTCGACACCCGCCGCAGCCACGCCACGATCGTCGTCGACGACCGGCTCGACTCGTGGTCCGACCCGGAGGACTTCGAGACGGCGATGGCCGTCGCGGCGTCGATCGCGGTGCGGGCGGTGCTCGACGAGTTCGACGTGTCCTTCGTGTGCGGCACCCACGCCTCGTCGGGCTCCGACGGCCACCTCGCGCTCGACGCCGTCTGCCGCGCCGACTTCGGCGACCGCGGCCTCGTCGAGTCCGGGCGGCAGGCCAGCATGCTGGCTCCCGACACGAGCCTCGCGTTCTTCGTCGCCGGCAGCGAGTCGCCGTTCACCGACCTGCTCCGCTCCTCGGCAGCCTTCCCGCCCGAGGTGCGCCGCTTCGGCATCGTCGTCGACCCCGAGGGCAACAGCCGCGTCACCGAGACCGGTGGCCTGCCCGTCCTCCACCTCGCGGCCAAGGAGGACCTCGGCGGTCTCCTGCGCTGGAGCGTTCGATGA
- a CDS encoding AAA family ATPase → MTISHEQAEWFRSTFDQLTDNMEKAVLGKRHVVRLALTCLLSEGHILLEDFPGTGKTMLARALANTVQGSHARIQFTPDLLPSDVTGVTVYDQHKGTFEFHPGPIFHTIVLADEINRASPKTQSALLEVMEESQVTVDGVAHPVGKPFLVIATQNPIEQAGTYRLPEAQLDRFLMKTSVGYPDRQATVELLNNAAVRDRAALVTPVITAATIAQMSGLADEVYVDPAVVGYVAELAEESRRQPHVKLGLSPRGCLAFVRVAKTWAAADGRDHVVPDDIKDLAEPVLSHRLLLDAEAQFSGVDVQTVISRLLDGVAPPTDRVGA, encoded by the coding sequence TTGACGATCAGCCACGAACAGGCCGAGTGGTTCAGGTCGACCTTCGACCAGCTCACCGACAACATGGAGAAGGCAGTCCTCGGCAAGCGTCACGTCGTCCGGCTCGCACTGACCTGCCTGCTGTCGGAGGGGCACATCCTCCTCGAGGACTTCCCCGGCACCGGCAAGACGATGCTCGCCCGGGCGCTGGCCAACACCGTGCAGGGCAGCCACGCCCGCATCCAGTTCACCCCCGACCTGCTGCCCTCCGACGTCACCGGCGTCACCGTCTACGACCAGCACAAGGGCACCTTCGAGTTCCACCCCGGCCCGATCTTCCACACGATCGTGCTGGCCGACGAGATCAACCGCGCCTCGCCCAAGACGCAGTCGGCGCTGCTCGAGGTGATGGAGGAGAGCCAGGTCACCGTCGACGGCGTGGCCCACCCGGTCGGCAAGCCGTTCCTGGTGATCGCCACCCAGAACCCCATCGAGCAGGCCGGCACCTATCGGCTGCCGGAAGCCCAGCTCGACCGCTTCCTGATGAAGACCTCGGTCGGCTACCCGGACCGCCAGGCGACCGTCGAGCTGCTCAACAACGCGGCGGTCCGTGACCGGGCAGCCCTGGTCACCCCGGTGATCACCGCCGCCACGATCGCGCAGATGAGTGGCCTCGCGGACGAGGTCTACGTCGACCCGGCCGTCGTCGGCTACGTCGCCGAGCTCGCCGAGGAGTCGCGCCGGCAGCCGCACGTCAAGCTCGGACTCTCGCCCCGCGGCTGCCTGGCGTTCGTCCGGGTGGCGAAGACGTGGGCCGCCGCCGACGGTCGCGACCACGTGGTGCCCGACGACATCAAGGACCTCGCCGAGCCGGTGCTCTCGCACCGGCTGCTGCTCGACGCCGAGGCGCAGTTCAGCGGCGTCGACGTGCAGACGGTGATCTCGCGCCTGCTCGACGGCGTCGCGCCGCCGACCGACCGCGTGGGGGCCTGA